A DNA window from Porphyromonas gingivalis ATCC 33277 contains the following coding sequences:
- a CDS encoding TIGR01777 family oxidoreductase encodes MQKDVVLITGANGMVARALSEELVRNGYSIRILTRHKRNENEYEWDVAKRQIEVEALQGVKHIIHQAGAGVADKPWTSERKEVIRSSRVDSARLLLETLKANDIRIATFISASAVGFYGTLTGENIFAENDKNGGDFLSHVCSEWERVGQAFSQEGVSGRTVIMRNGIILAPQGGALVKMVRPVRWFVGAPLGSGKQYIPWIHISDVCGIILHALRNPTVSGIYNVVAPEHVRNAEFMRAIGRSIGRPVFFPSISKWVICRVFGERASILLEGSRVSAEKIISSGYRFKYVTLEKALDNLLR; translated from the coding sequence ATGCAGAAAGACGTTGTTTTGATTACTGGTGCAAATGGGATGGTTGCACGGGCACTGTCGGAAGAACTTGTGCGAAACGGTTACTCCATACGCATTTTGACGCGCCACAAACGAAACGAAAACGAATATGAGTGGGACGTTGCCAAACGGCAAATCGAGGTCGAAGCACTGCAAGGAGTGAAGCATATCATCCATCAGGCAGGAGCCGGAGTTGCCGATAAGCCATGGACGAGTGAGCGCAAAGAGGTCATCCGTTCGAGCAGGGTCGATTCGGCAAGGCTCCTATTAGAGACCCTGAAAGCCAATGACATTCGGATAGCTACTTTCATTTCGGCATCGGCCGTGGGGTTCTACGGGACGCTAACCGGCGAAAACATTTTCGCCGAAAACGATAAAAATGGCGGCGACTTTCTGAGCCATGTGTGTAGCGAATGGGAGCGTGTGGGTCAAGCTTTCTCTCAAGAGGGAGTGTCAGGGCGGACTGTCATTATGCGAAACGGTATTATACTGGCTCCTCAGGGCGGTGCTTTGGTTAAGATGGTGCGTCCCGTCAGATGGTTTGTAGGTGCTCCGTTAGGAAGTGGGAAGCAGTATATACCATGGATCCATATCAGTGATGTATGCGGAATTATCTTGCATGCTCTTCGCAATCCGACTGTATCCGGTATTTATAATGTGGTAGCACCGGAGCATGTGCGTAATGCAGAGTTCATGCGCGCTATTGGGCGTTCCATCGGGCGACCTGTCTTCTTTCCCTCCATATCCAAATGGGTTATTTGTCGTGTATTCGGCGAGCGGGCTTCCATTCTACTGGAAGGAAGTAGGGTATCGGCCGAAAAAATCATCTCTTCGGGCTATCGTTTCAAGTATGTCACCCTTGAAAAAGCACTGGACAATCTCTTACGATAA
- a CDS encoding ISAs1 family transposase: MNYTPSHDTFSYCFRGLDPKAFQEAFKSWLLTV, translated from the coding sequence ATGAATTATACGCCCTCACACGATACTTTCAGTTACTGTTTTCGCGGTTTGGATCCGAAGGCTTTTCAAGAGGCCTTCAAATCTTGGCTGCTCACTGTTTAG